One Saccharomyces kudriavzevii IFO 1802 strain IFO1802 genome assembly, chromosome: 4 genomic region harbors:
- the DLD1 gene encoding D-lactate dehydrogenase (similar to Saccharomyces cerevisiae DLD1 (YDL174C); ancestral locus Anc_7.364) produces MLWKRSCARLVKPIANPKGRLLRRSCYRYASTGAGSSAAAGASSAWLKYSIIASSATLFGYLFAKNLYSRETKQDLIERLEMVKNIDPVNSTLKLSSLDSPDYLHDPVKIDEVVEELKHMLGDNPENYSESTSDLDAHSDTYFNTHHPSPEQRPKIILFPRTTEEVSKILRVCHDNSLPVVPFSGGTSLEGHFLPTRIGDTITVDLSKFMNDIVKFDKLDLDITVQAGLPWEDLNDFLGEQGLLFGCDPGPGAQIGGCIANSCSGTNAYRYGTMKENIINMTVVLPDGTIVKTKKRPRKSSAGYNLNGLFVGSEGTLGIVTEATVKCHVKPKAETVAVVSFDTIKDAAACASNLTQSGIQLNAMELLDENMMKLINASESTDRCDWVEKPTMFFKIGGRSSKIVDALVEEVKAVAQLNHCNTFDFAKDDDEKLELWEARKVALWSVLDADKSKDKSAKVWTTDVAVPVSQFDKVIHETKKDMQASNLINAIVGHAGDGNFHAFIVYRTPEEHETCSQLVHRMVKRALSAEGTCTGEHGIGIGKREYLLEELGEAPVDLMRKIKLAIDPKRIMNPDKIFKIDPNEPANDYK; encoded by the coding sequence ATGTTGTGGAAACGTAGTTGCGCCAGACTGGTTAAGCCTATTGCAAACCCCAAGGGAAGGCTGTTGAGAAGATCGTGTTACAGGTACGCCTCGACTGGCGCCGGCAGCAGCGCTGCTGCCGGCGCCAGTAGTGCGTGGTTGAAATACTCCATCATCGCCTCTTCAGCTACGCTATTTGGCTACCTGTTCGCCAAGAACCTCTATTCTCGCGAGACAAAGCAGGACCTGATAGAGAGACTGGAAATGGTCAAAAATATCGATCCGGTGAACTCCACGTTGAAGCTGTCCTCGTTGGACTCACCGGACTATCTCCACGACCCGGTGAAGATCGACGAAGTTGTCGAGGAACTGAAGCATATGCTGGGCGACAACCCAGAAAACTACTCCGAATCGACCTCCGATTTGGACGCCCATTCAGACACCTACTTCAACACCCACCATCCCTCCCCTGAGCAAAGACctaaaataatattattccCTCGTACCACCGAAGAAGTTTCGAAGATTTTGAGAGTATGCCACGATAACAGCCTCCCAGTAGTGCCTTTCTCCGGCGGGACCTCCCTGGAGGGGCATTTCTTGCCCACAAGAATCGGCGATACCATCACCGTGGACTTATCCAAGTTTATGAACGATATTGTGAAATTCGACAAGCTAGACTTGGACATTACCGTCCAAGCAGGTCTACCGTGGGAAGACCTGAACGACTTTTTGGGTGAGCAAGGCCTGTTATTCGGTTGCGATCCCGGCCCAGGTGCTCAAATCGGCGGTTGTATTGCTAACTCTTGTTCCGGGACCAACGCTTACCGTTACGGTACTATGAAGGAAAATATCATAAACATGACTGTAGTGCTACCGGACGGTACCATCGTCAAGACCAAGAAAAGGCCCAGGAAATCGAGTGCTGGCTACAATCTAAATGGGTTGTTTGTCGGAAGCGAAGGCACCCTCGGTATTGTCACTGAAGCCACCGTCAAGTGCCATGTTAAGCCCAAGGCAGAAACCGTTGCCGTGGTCTCCTTTGATACTATCAAGGACGCCGCCGCATGTGCCTCTAACTTGACTCAGAGCGGTATTCAGTTGAATGCCATGGAATTACTGGATGAAAacatgatgaaattgatcaaCGCTTCTGAATCCACAGACAGATGCGATTGGGTCGAGAAACCAACgatgtttttcaagattggCGGGAGATCTTCGAAGATCGTCGACGCCCTTGTGGAGGAAGTCAAAGCTGTCGCCCAATTGAACCATTGCAACACTTTTGATTTCGCCAAGGATGATGACGAGAAGCTGGAGCTATGGGAAGCCAGAAAGGTCGCGCTGTGGTCTGTGCTAGACGCCGATAAGAGCAAGGACAAATCAGCTAAAGTTTGGACCACCGATGTGGCTGTTCCTGTGTCACAGTTTGACAAAGTCATACACGAAACTAAAAAGGACATGCAAGCCAGTAATCTGATCAACGCCATCGTCGGTCATGCAGGTGATGGTAACTTCCACGCGTTCATCGTCTACAGAACTCCAGAAGAACATGAAACTTGCAGCCAGCTTGTTCATAGAATGGTTAAGAGAGCCCTGAGTGCCGAAGGTACTTGCACGGGTGAGCATGGGATAGGTATTGGTAAGAGAGAATACTTGCTTGAGGAATTAGGCGAGGCTCCCGTCGATTTAATGAGAAAGATTAAGCTGGCCATTGACCCCAAGAGGATTATGAATCCGgacaaaatcttcaaaattgatcCAAATGAACCTGCCAATGACTACAAATGA
- the GID12 gene encoding Gid12p (similar to Saccharomyces cerevisiae YDL176W; ancestral locus Anc_7.283): MPTGRIQFAVSTPCNAKGKPSGYRLFEFKNDRLALIPSERGCAKVDVNANIQAFCYLRPNGRGTSISSDTTHIMDSCDYMILAKSNGFIEIISNYQYKIKNGLRLAPSYILRCTPEDFETNFFSDYMIAGLEYSQGLLYCCMCSGRIYVFVMNLPNDYSQFKNMYNPIFPDCFFKVNNDTNIGHSSEEEKLFERSTRYTGRSCSKHICYFLLPIEPSHLRSSPVVSSFCSMYQGLPIYRPSMYLHIERGISTFHINPLDRFCFMTVSPRSPLFIRKIILPLTYVTFLSTFINLKDNIQGENRDEVLSWDKIAQQSGFGSLFSWISNKFTFDSDIINSTIWDDIVKYSGTGMLDSGIVWKQRQGHAKDDIYELFHNQDMLGSSRRNSSFSVASNEPRPLSRRRRESFQGLTRDAFRETMDVPCSTKWELDSFIRGLRRNTFMVDFEIVEKIPHGNGNDGMNEDDNNANESDETMTSFLTDNYKKMDIVCIDHFVTLSAFRPRYYDEPIIKIDSLSNKNGSDNLTNEKEGLKNDMDVDGQMLDDETAQFQQALGDLSSFKKLFMLDDSLCFILDTHGVLLINRFEIKNTKNLLKNSKDTVRIIPHDFGLINDAIVVINDIGMNTNNVCSLTFHLVITSMAGEIAVFKGEFFNDLRLGRMRLCDSLKLNRKDRFVDKLALIDYDGLSVQKRRLDYDEKDLYALTVKKVKKD; the protein is encoded by the coding sequence ATGCCTACTGGTAGGATTCAGTTTGCCGTTTCTACTCCTTGTAATGCTAAGGGTAAACCATCCGGATATAGGctatttgaatttaaaaATGATCGACTAGCGCTAATACCATCAGAAAGAGGTTGCGCAAAAGTTGATGTGAACGCGAATATACAGGCATTTTGTTATTTGAGGCCTAATGGTAGAGGCACGTCAATATCTTCAGATACAACCCATATTATGGATTCATGTGATTACATGATACTAGCAAAATCTAACGGATTCATCGAAATTATAAGCAACTACCAATACAAGATAAAAAATGGTCTGCGATTAGCGCCCTCGTATATCCTTAGATGCACCCCGGAAGATTTCGAaacgaatttttttagtgaCTATATGATTGCCGGTCTTGAATATAGCCAGGGGTTGTTATACTGTTGCATGTGCTCCGGTAGAATATACGTCTTTGTAATGAACCTTCCAAATGATTACAGTCAGTTCAAAAACATGTACAATCCCATATTTCCAGATTGCTTCTTCAAGGTAAATAACGACACCAACATAGGACATtcttcagaagaagaaaaattatttgaGAGGAGTACGCGATATACTGGGAGATCATGCTCTAAACACATCTGCTACTTTCTTTTACCCATAGAACCATCTCATTTAAGATCATCCCCTGTAGTATCTTCGTTTTGCAGTATGTATCAAGGTCTGCCCATATATAGACCTTCGATGTATTTACATATAGAGCGAGGCATTTCCACATTTCATATAAACCCATTAGACCGGTTTTGTTTCATGACGGTATCACCACGATCGCCACTATTTATAAGGAAGATAATATTGCCGTTGACTTATGTTACATTTTTGAGCACTTTCATTAACCTGAAGGATAATATACAGGGAGAGAATCGTGACGAGGTGCTTTCGTGGGACAAAATAGCGCAACAAAGCGGATTTGGTTCTTTGTTCAGCTGGATTAGCAACAAGTTCACGTTTGATTCTGATATTATAAATTCTACCATTTGGGATGATATTGTGAAATATTCTGGAACAGGAATGCTTGATTCAGGAATCGTATGGAAGCAACGCCAAGGTCATGCCAAGGATGACATATACGAATTATTCCATAATCAAGATATGCTGGGCAGTAGTCGCCgaaattcttcatttagTGTTGCTAGCAACGAACCGAGACCATTGAGCAGAAGAAGGAGAGAGTCTTTTCAAGGCTTAACCAGGGATGCTTTCAGAGAGACAATGGATGTACCGTGCTCAACAAAATGGGAATTAGATTCATTTATCAGAGGTTTGAGAAGAAACACGTTTATGGtagattttgaaattgtagAAAAGATTCCACACGGAAACGGAAACGATGGGATGAATGAGGATGATAACAATGCGAATGAAAGTGATGAAACAATGACTTCATTTTTAACTGATAACTATAAGAAAATGGATATTGTATGCATCGATCATTTTGTCACGTTAAGCGCATTTCGGCCTAGATATTATGATGAACCAATAATAAAGATTGACTCattatcaaacaaaaatggGTCGGATAATTTGactaatgaaaaagaaggtttGAAAAACGATATGGACGTTGATGGACAAATGTTAGATGACGAGACTGCTCAATTTCAACAGGCGCTAGGAGATTTATCCTCATTCAAGAAACTATTTATGCTCGATGACTCCTTATGCTTTATACTAGACACTCATGGGGTTTTGTTAATAAatagatttgaaattaaaaacaccaagaatttgttgaagaattcCAAGGATACAGTTCGAATAATACCACATGATTTCGGGTTAATTAATGACGCAATTGTTGTAATCAATGATATAGGCATGAATACGAACAATGTTTGCAGTCTCACGTTTCATTTAGTGATAACGTCGATGGCAGGAGAGATAGCTGTATTCAAGGgcgaatttttcaatgaccTCAGATTAGGAAGGATGAGATTGTGCGATTCCCTAAAATTAAACAGGAAAGACCGATTTGTAGACAAACTTGCGTTGATCGATTATGATGGTCTTAGTGTGCAGAAGAGAAGGCTAGATTACGACGAAAAGGACCTCTATGCTTTAACTGTAAAAAAGGTTAAAAAAGACTAG
- the AIR2 gene encoding TRAMP complex RNA-binding subunit (similar to Saccharomyces cerevisiae AIR1 (YIL079C) and AIR2 (YDL175C); ancestral locus Anc_7.281), which yields MEKDPLPFVVDTAPSAFSDKILAPSIEEVNSNPNELRALRGQGRYFGVEDDDKDAIKEAAPKCNNCSQRGHLKKDCPHIICSYCGSTDDHYSQHCPKAIKCSKCDEVGHYRSQCPHKWKKVQCSLCKSKKHSKERCPSIWRAYILIDDDQMVKPKVLPFHTIYCYNCGEKGHFGDDCNERRSSRVPNEDGSAFTGSNLSSELKQEYYRHINRNSKENEDYQFSGSIYDEEPLPRQTHKNRSQNDHAHSSRNKRRASNFHPPPYQKRNVIQPTIRGETLSNNNNSSKYLQFQNTNVNASSISENMYGSRYKSSTYVDNNDTLNSSKYRNYNSYQPYRSGTLGKRR from the coding sequence ATGGAAAAAGATCCGTTACCATTTGTCGTTGATACGGCCCCTTCAGCTTTCTCAGATAAAATTCTGGCACCTTCGATAGAGGAAGTAAATAGTAATCCCAACGAATTAAGAGCCCTGAGAGGCCAAGGTAGATATTTTGGCGTAGAAGATGACGACAAAGATGCTATTAAGGAAGCAGCTCCGAAGTGCAATAACTGCTCTCAAAGAGgccatttgaaaaaggattGTCCTCATATAATATGTTCCTACTGTGGGTCCACAGATGATCATTACTCTCAACATTGTCCCAAGGCTATCAAGTGTTCAAAATGTGATGAAGTGGGTCATTACAGGTCTCAATGTCCACacaaatggaaaaaagtacAATGCTCTCTTTGTAAAAGTAAGAAGCACTCAAAGGAAAGGTGTCCTAGTATATGGAGAGCATACATATTGATAGATGATGACCAAATGGTAAAACCCAAAGTCCTTCCCTTTCATACTATATATTGTTATAACTGTGGAGAAAAGGGACATTTTGGTGACGACTGCAATGAAAGAAGATCGTCCAGAGTGCCCAATGAGGATGGAAGCGCATTCACCGGTTCCAACTTATCATCTGAGCTAAAACAAGAATATTACCGTCATATAAAcagaaattcaaaggaaaatgaagactACCAATTCAGCGGGTCTATATACGATGAGGAACCGCTACCGAGACAGACTCACAAAAATCGTTCACAAAATGATCATGCACACAGCAGCAGAAATAAACGTAGGGCATCGAATTTCCACCCCCCTCCTTATCAAAAGCGGAATGTCATTCAACCCACCATAAGAGGCGAAACTCTTtcaaacaataataatagtagtAAATATCTGCAGTTCCAAAACACAAATGTAAACGCCTCGTCAATATCTGAAAATATGTATGGTTCCAGGTATAAATCTTCAACTTATGTTGATAACAACGACACTctcaattcttcaaaatataGGAACTATAATTCTTATCAACCATATAGAAGTGGTACCTTggggaaaagaagataa
- the PCL9 gene encoding Pcl9p (similar to Saccharomyces cerevisiae PCL9 (YDL179W) and PCL2 (YDL127W); ancestral locus Anc_7.289) codes for MFDYDALLQFNRKPVSQEMIQFLATSTASIIQIRQNSNQTHGCQLPELFTFIKKVVIQSNVQTPTLMATTVYLNKLKNIIPTNVYGIETTRHRIFLGCLILAAKTLNDSSPWNKHWSTYTEGLLKVREVNTIERELLEYFNWDVKITSSDLINALAHFLVPIKEQLSRQKRQEVLLFNAPSPGRLKEYINHRRPVSHSRSSSAMSIPSLTSMVTVSTTESRSSALAKLLPPVPLMVLDNFNKENHAPSKNSGDTHHNFTTLSQKKVHSTDHIGASSSPSPLNLQTTLHKPTVHQRLNFTRKGWSSFFKQ; via the coding sequence TTTTGCAATTTAACAGAAAACCTGTATCGCAAGAAATGATTCAATTCTTAGCTACGTCCACGGCTTCCATAATCCAAATCAGGCAGAACAGTAATCAGACCCATGGATGTCAACTGCCGGAATTATTCACCTTCATTAAAAAAGTGGTCATCCAGTCAAACGTACAAACGCCAACTTTAATGGCCACCACGGTTTATTTaaacaagttgaaaaacATAATACCAACGAACGTGTATGGCATCGAGACCACAAGACATCGGATATTCTTGGGATGTCTGATATTAGCTGCTAAAACTTTGAATGATTCATCCCCTTGGAACAAACACTGGTCCACATACACAGAAGGTTTGCTCAAAGTACGTGAAGTGAATACCATCGAACGGGAACTTTTGGAGTATTTTAATTGGGATGTGAAAATAACCTCATCTGATCTGATCAACGCTCTGGCCCACTTTCTGGTGCCAATTAAGGAACAGCTGTCTAGACagaaaagacaagaagTACTGCTGTTCAATGCTCCAAGTCCCGGCCGATTGAAAGAGTATATTAATCATAGAAGACCAGTTTCGCATTCTAGATCTTCTTCTGCTATGTCAATTCCTTCGCTGACATCCATGGTGACAGTATCAACTACAGAGTCGAGGTCTTCTGCACTCGCAAAGTTGCTGCCGCCTGTGCCATTGATGGTACTTGACAacttcaataaagaaaatcatgCGCCATCGAAGAATAGTGGCGATACACATCACAATTTCACTACGTTATCCCAGAAAAAGGTACATTCAACAGATCATATAGGCgcatcatcatcaccatcaccattaAACCTACAAACAACTTTGCATAAACCTACGGTCCATCAAAGGCTGAATTTCACTAGGAAAGGCTGGTCATCCTTTTTCAAGCAGTAA
- the DLD2 gene encoding D-lactate dehydrogenase (similar to Saccharomyces cerevisiae DLD2 (YDL178W); ancestral locus Anc_7.286), producing MLSNVLVGTIGNHLKYGGRYVKLSALLGSYRRKVNYYSTKIQPRLTSANYPDVHRDPRFKKLTSDDLNYFRSILSEQEILQANELEDLSFYNEDWMRKYKGQSKLVLRPKSVEKISLILNYCNDEKIAVVPQGGNTGLVGGSVPIFDELILSLASLNKIRNFDPVSGILKCDAGVILENANNHIMEQNYMFPLDLGAKGSCHVGGVVATNAGGLRLLRYGSLHGSVLGLEVVMPNGRIVNSMHSMRKDNTGYDLKQLFIGSEGTIGIITGVSILTVPRPKAFNVSYLAVESFEDVQKVFVRARQELSEILSAFEFMDSSSQILTKSELKDVIFPLEDEHPFYILIETSGSNKDHDDSKLETFLESVMEEGIVTDGVVAQDETELQNLWKWREMIPEASQANGGVYKYDVSLPLKDLYSLVEATNVRLSEAGLVGVSPKPVVGAIGYGHVGDGNLHLNVAVREYNKDIEKTLEPFVYEFVSSKHGSVSAEHGLGFQKKNYIGYSKSPEEIKMIKDLKAHYDPNAILNPYKYV from the coding sequence ATGTTGAGCAACGTCCTGGTTGGAACTATCGGAAACCATTTGAAGTATGGTGGCAGATACGTTAAATTATCAGCCCTTTTAGGAAGTTATAGAAGGAAAGTCAACTATTATTCTACCAAAATACAACCAAGATTAACTAGTGCAAACTACCCTGATGTGCACAGAGACCCTagattcaagaaattgactTCTGACGATTTGAACTATTTCAGATCTATTCTATCGGAACAAGAAATACTACAAGCCAACGAATTGGAAGATCTGTCTTTTTATAATGAAGATTGGATGAGAAAATATAAGGGGCAGTCAAAGTTAGTACTAAGACCCAAGTCTGTGgagaaaatttcattgatcttAAATTATTGTaacgatgaaaaaatcgCGGTTGTACCTCAAGGTGGTAACACCGGTTTGGTAGGGGGTTCCGTACCCATTTTTGATGAGTTAATTCTTTCGTTAGCCAgtttgaacaaaataagaaattttgaCCCTGTTTCTGGTATTTTAAAGTGTGACGCTGGTGTCATCCTGGAAAATGCTAATAATCACATAATGGAACAGAATTATATGTTCCCATTAGATCTGGGTGCCAAAGGGTCTTGTCATGTTGGTGGCGTGGTGGCTACCAACGCCGGTGGGTTGAGATTACTACGTTATGGTTCGCTACATGGAAGCGTGTTAGGTTTGGAAGTGGTTATGCCGAATGGTCGAATCGTCAACAGCATGCATTCCATGAGAAAAGACAATACCGGTTATGACTTGAAGCAGCTGTTTATTGGCTCGGAAGGTACTATTGGTATCATCACTGGTGTTTCCATCCTCACCGTTCCTAGACCAAAAGCATTTAATGTGTCCTATTTGGCTGTCGAGagttttgaagatgttCAAAAAGTGTTTGTCAGAGCCAGACAAGAATTGTCTGAAATTTTATCTGCTTTTGAGTTTATGGATTCTAGTTCTCAAATCTTGACTAAAAGCGAACTAAAAGATGTCATCTTTCCTTTAGAAGACGAGCATCCGTTTTATATTCTTATCGAGACATCAGGGTCAAACAAAGATCACGATGACTCTAAACTTGAAACTTTCCTAGAAAGCGTCATGGAAGAGGGCATAGTTACAGATGGTGTGGTGGCGCAAGACGAGACAGAATTACAAAACTTGTGGAAGTGGAGAGAAATGATTCCAGAAGCAAGTCAAGCTAATGGTGGTGTTTACAAATATGACGTTTCTTTACCATTGAAGGATCTATATTCTTTAGTCGAGGCCACAAATGTCAGACTTTCTGAAGCTGGATTGGTTGGTGTTTCGCCCAAGCCCGTCGTAGGTGCCATTGGATATGGTCATGTTGGTGATGGCAATCTGCACTTAAACGTTGCCGTGAGAGAATATAAcaaagatattgaaaaaactttAGAGCCATTTGTTTATGAATTTGTTTCCTCAAAACATGGTTCCGTTAGTGCCGAACATGGATTGGgtttccaaaagaaaaattacatTGGTTATTCGAAAAGTCCTGAGGAAATCAAAATGATAAAGGATTTGAAAGCACATTATGACCCGAATGCAATCCTAAACCCTTACAAGTACGTATGA
- the SKDI04G0690 gene encoding uncharacterized protein (similar to Saccharomyces cerevisiae YDL177C; ancestral locus Anc_7.284), whose translation MNKNVGRLVKIWNESEVLVDRKSKFQARCCTLQNQKDIPFILQDLIQNNKSVSKASHMHMYAWRTAEIVNELNLQNEQKKKSSKNNKKSNNNHADKSKNVTAHPKNIEQGCADCGEAAAGQRLLTLLERANIFNVLVIVTRWYGGTPLGSSRFRHISTCAVESLRKGKFLP comes from the coding sequence ATGAATAAGAATGTCGGTAGACTAGTAAAAATATGGAACGAGTCAGAGGTGTTAGTTGATagaaaatccaaatttCAAGCAAGATGTTGCACATTACAGAATCAGAAGGATATACCCTTCATACTTCAAGATTTAATccaaaacaataaaagcGTTTCAAAGGCATCCCACATGCACATGTATGCTTGGAGGACTGCCGAAATAGTAAACGAATTGAATCTTCAGAATgagcagaaaaagaagagtagtaaaaataacaagaaaagtaACAATAATCATGCTGACAAGTCAAAAAATGTAACCGCGCAtccaaaaaatattgaacaAGGTTGTGCTGACTGCGGCGAAGCCGCAGCTGGGCAACGCTTACTGACATTGCTTGAAAGAGCGAATATATTTAACGTCCTCGTAATAGTGACCAGATGGTACGGTGGCACACCTCTGGGCTCATCTAGATTCAGGCATATTTCAACATGTGCCGTGGAAAGTCTGAGGAAAGGCAAATTTCTGCCCTGA
- the PAR32 gene encoding Par32p (similar to Saccharomyces cerevisiae PAR32 (YDL173W); ancestral locus Anc_7.362), producing MATFNPDNEMENQARVQGYKVSTGRGGAGNIHTSISKPSPVLLPLKSNSKPAANNNSNGNAQEKVPRFAIGRGGAGNIFHDPQLTRSAQQLDSNDNINYNDVINDIDDYISPVTSDMVDEGGLNPVTNTRSRISATRSHHSLHATTSSPNSRTPIVVGRGGAGNIFFKKKKVSSNGGDEEDVIQDGNVEDEDNINAHDDNLFTVTSNGNALAAIKSTSKKPKNNHKGKSVPEKFAIGRGGAGNIISPKSSRNTIHHNLNDNDDDGNLKDDSSKDKKKKKKKKSGFFNSLKSMFN from the coding sequence ATGGCTACGTTCAACCCCGACAACGAGATGGAGAACCAGGCACGTGTGCAGGGATATAAGGTCTCCACCGGCAGAGGCGGAGCTGGCAACATTCATACGTCCATTTCCAAGCCATCTCCCGTCCTTCTTCCATTGAAATCCAACTCGAAGCCGGCAGcaaacaacaacagtaaCGGAAACGCTCAAGAGAAGGTCCCGCGTTTTGCTATCGGCAGAGGCGGTGCTGGTAATATCTTCCACGACCCGCAGCTGACCAGATCCGCCCAGCAGCTGGACTCCAACGATAATATCAATTATAACGACGTAATTAACGACATTGACGATTATATCTCCCCCGTTACTTCAGACATGGTCGATGAAGGCGGGCTAAACCCGGTGACCAACACCAGGTCTCGTATCAGCGCCACCAGGAGCCATCATTCGCTGCATGCGACCACGTCATCTCCCAACAGCAGGACGCCCATTGTTGTTGGTAGAGGGGGTGCAGgaaacattttctttaagaagaagaaagtatCTAGCAACGGTGGCGATGAAGAGGACGTGATACAGGACGGCAACGTCGAGGATGAGGACAATATCAACGCACACGATGATAACTTGTTCACGGTGACTTCGAATGGTAACGCTTTGGCGGCAATCAAGTCCACATCCAAGAAGCCCAAAAACAACCATAAGGGAAAAAGCGTGCCGGAAAAATTCGCCATTGGGAGAGGCGGCGCAGGAAACATAATCTCGCCCAAGTCAAGTAGAAACACTATACACCATAACTTGAATGataacgatgatgacggtAATCTCAAAGATGACAGTAGtaaagacaagaagaagaagaagaaaaagaaatcggGATTCTTcaactctttgaaaagcATGTTTAACTGA